The segment GGGGGGTGTGAAGAGTACCTCCTGTTTGTAAAACCTGGACCACATCGTACTGATCCAAATTTGTTATTGATTAACACAAAGTCAATAACAGAATCATCTCAAAAAAGGCAAGAGAGCCACTCTACACACTTGGTAGCTAATTTACATTCTGATTTACATGCATATACAATAGTGCAAGGAAAAAGTCATTGAAATAAAGGGAAGCTGGATGTGCTAAAACAAtccaaaatcaaaacaagcagcaaataacatttttagcATGCAATAAAAAGGAATAGTGCAAGAAGGATAATTATTTCAACTGTATGAAAGGACACGAAAAGGACACATCCAGAACTCTTTAAGAGCCCTTACAAAAACACGGATCTGCTCAAAACAGCAACCCTCTCAACAGGCCTGAGAAACTCAACCAAAGTAGTTCTTCCTGTCCCTTTAGCCTCCCATCCTTCCTAAAAAACAACGCAAACAGCCCTGCTTGGGCACATTCATGGTAGGTCAAGGAGCCTGGGCATAGACCTGGTCTTCGAGTGAAGGCGTAAGCACTATCTGGGACAGTCTGGTTGCCAATTACCATACCAGAGCTGTCATCTGCACTGTCCCCACCTCTTAATTAAAGGCTGTTTTAACCATGACAAGTGTTGATATTGTGAGGGTCTGTTTGTAACAGGCTGCTAAGTGTACAGCTAGAGAGCGAGACAGCTCCCGAACCTCCTCCCCACAGGCAGCATAACCGTGTGCCTTCCTTACCCATGGCAAAAGTAAATCAAAAGACACAGCAGAGGGAACCTCTTGGGGCAATCAAAATGTAGTGTCTAGCTGCACGCTTGCATTTACAGCAAGAACAAGAGAACAGCCTTTAAAACACAGGGacttcatttgttttcctgtttcacGTGCCTtcaaacctgccaccgtggacATTAGCTGCCATCAGTACCATTAGAGCCATTCTTGGAGAAAACTCTGAGTTTTAgtcagagaaaaacagaacagaactggAAAGGCATGAAATTCTACCTTTTTaacagaaacagacaaaaaaaaaaaggctaacaTTCTCCTGCTAGATGGCAACTgtctgctcaaaaaaaaaagaaagtcgaggacctaaaaaaaaataaaaaaagctatttGTGGTATCCTCACAGGCAACACCACAGTGACATCTCCCTGGGTATGGGAGATGCTCTGCTGCCTCCAAGCCCTGTTGCACAGGAAGCATCACCCTCGCCCCTCCATCGCCGTCATGAATGCAGAGCGTTGTACTCACCAATGCAGGACTTGAATTAGTTCAAATACCAACTGCTGGCAACAGTGTCCGGCCTGTAAATCAGAAAGAAGgcaacacaggaaaaacaaaagcccGAGCACTTACTGGACGTGGAAGAATACTTGACACTGCTTGAGCGGGTCCTGCTGAAAGGCTGCTTGGTGGAGGCAGCGGCCGCCGTTTTCCTCGCTGCGGCTCTGACCTCCGCAACGCCCGTCTTCCGATAGGACTCCACGCTCCGGCCCGAAAACGCCGACCTCGACTGCGCGGTTTCAGAGTCACTGGGCACCGTGAAGGAACCTGCCCGCTTCCTCGGCATGGCGAGGATGTCGAGCCGGGAGAGCTTTTTGGTCTCCGTGGACTGCTTGGAGCCCGGCGCGGTGGCTTCGTGGTTGGAGGCCGTCTTCTCGGCATCGACGCACTCGTTGTCCGAAGCGTCGCCCAGCCGGGCGCGACGGAGCTTGGAGGCCCTGGTGGGCCGCGGGGTGGACAGACTGTTGGAGCGGGTGAGAACTTGCTGGATCTTCTGCACGTTCGGTGTCGCTTTGCTGTGCTCCTCCTTGGCAGTCTGAGGGAAAGGCTTCCTTCTGGGAACCGGCCGCGTTACCGAGTGCTCGTGGTCAGACACGACCGCGTCTGGGACGGGCAAGTAGGGCAGGCTCGAGCTTCTCTCATCATCCGTGAAGTCGAGCGACCCCCGCGTCCCGGCGCTCCGCTTCATCTGGAAGCGCTTGGTGGCCTCCACGCACCTCGGCGCCTCCGGCACGTGGGCCTTCCTCTTCTCCGTCAGCCGGTCCCGCGCGCTCGGCTGCCCGCACTGGTCCTGGATGGACGGCGTGGAGGAAGATTTCTCCTTCTGCAAGCTCGCCACCGCTTTGCGTTTCGGGGCGCTCGTGGGGACATTTTTGCCACTCACCAAGCTGACCGTGCTGGCTGTGTCCACATCGGAGTCGCCAGACAAGGAGTCCTCCAGCTGACCAGCAGTTTCCGAGGCCTCCAGCTGTTGGTTTTGACCAAGAAATTTGGCTTCCAGCGCTGCCAAGGCAGTTTCAGTATCCTTAAGGAGAAGATGAGTGTCCTGACCAAAGTCCATGCGGGTTGACCGAACAGCCTCTAAATCTTTAAGCAGAGGGTGACTTGAAATATGCGGAAGTTTATTTTGAGGAACGCCGCCGCTTGATTTATCTTTGGTAAAGCTTTCCTGCCTAACAAAAGATGATGTTTCCTTCCCTGCTGTATTTTCCTGATCTTGAGGACTCTGGTGAAGGGAAATAACCATTTTTCCTGCTGCATTAATGTAAGCACTGACGTCTTTGACCGGTGGCTTTCCAGGAACAGGTGTGCCAGCAGCCTTGAAGGAAAACTCCTGATCCTTGCCGTCTTTGTCTGCTCGAGCGTGGGCCATGCTCAGACAGAGCTTGGAGGCAATCCCCACATCACTGCTGTCATCTCCAATGTAGAATGAAGTAGAAACTGCCTCACTTACAGCTCTCATATTTGTAACACGGGGGGCTCCTTGCTGCCGGCTCTCTGACTTTGTGTCTTCTCCCGTCTGATCTAGCATTTTATTGTTCTCTTTGTACTTCCTGCTTTTTTCCGAGCTGAAGCCATCATCGGATCTGCTGGCATCGCTGAGGCTGTCTGGATCCAAGTCTTCCTGGATGAAGAGGCGGCTGCTGGGATCACCGTAGGCTTCCACGCAGTGGTCCTTCACGACGGTTCTCTTTGTAACCTCAGAGTAGGCCTCCTGGCAGACCAGGACCGTGGGCGTGGGGCTGTCCGATTTATCACTCGGCGGGAGCTGGGGAAGAAGGCGTCTCGTTCTCAAGGGCACAGCGTTTTCTGGTTCCCCAGGTTTTGTAGCTACACCGCCTTCTGAAGGGAGTTAAGTGGATACAAGTCAAATGTTGTACAACtacattgcctttttttcccgAACAACTAAGAGCTTAATCATGCGAAGTGCAAGTCcacaaaagcactgaaaaaaatgcatgcagaACTAAAGCTCGTGTTTAACATGAACATCATATTTGGGCCAGACTCCTGCTCAGTCCCTTTAGGTTTACCAATACAGAAACTCAAAGTAAACTTAATTCCTTTGCTGGATCAGAAGGCTCAACACCTTTCCTCTGAATCTGAAATCCTATTTGGACATTCTCTGATAATCTACCTCTCAGTACAATCACGTATGTTTAGAGGCCATACTACGAATTTGCTGGCATCAATCTACCATAAAAATCAGACCTCAGGAAGGATGTGAAAAGCCATCAAGCAAAACCACTGCAGCGATGCAGCGTTTTCAGTGCCTTTCTACACAATGCAGATGACGTTTCTTACAAAGTTCCCATTTGATTGTATCCTACAGCAAAGCCTCAGAAGAAAGATGCTAATAATGAAGAAACTGAATTAGAGCTCTCACTGCCCCAGCGTGTGTACTCCTCAGCATGATCACACTTCACAGAAAGAGTGCTCTTATTTATCCCCTGCTGGTCAGGGCCTCTTATCTGATACCACCTTTAAATACCAGGATAACTGGTTGGATGGCTATGGTAATATTTCAAATGCTCTGGGAGTCGTTTTCTCGCATGGTGTGAAAACAGAGGCAGTAACCTCCAAAACAAAGGTTTCTTTTAAGCTTTACTCAGTCTGTCTCTAGCTGTTGATGGCATGAAGGTAATgacaaatatttctgaacaaaAAAGGGCAAAAGCATTTCTAAAAGCCAACAAAGCCCTGTTATCCCCTTCTCACATATCAGCAGGACCTGGGGGTTTGTAAGCTGTCTTCCTAGCTGTGATGGGAACCTAATCTCCTCCCactccctttcccttctccatTCCTAGATTTCTATGCTAATCTCCAGATTTCAAACCTGTCAACAAACTCCAGAACAGCCTAAAATTCTCAGCATAGCCAGGCACAGGAGAAGcatcccccaaaaaaagcaCCAGTCAGCAACTATGCTCCAAGACAACTtgcagagggtttttttttttctggcatcatTAGGCAGTCTAAGGAGTTACTTAGGGCTAGTTAACACCCAAGGCCCTTACAATCTTTCTGCTGCCCAGGTGCCCTTTAGTCATATCAAATACAACACTGAAGAACTTGGATGACTCTGAAATGCAAACCAGAGGTGCTCTCAAACCTTTGCTCCACTGGGAACAATTCACCCTGCCCTTCCCACCCACAAATACATCAGCTAAAACAGAACATAAGCCACAGCCAGACACACAGAAGCCCATAATTCCTGCTTTTCATATCATCCTGATTTAGATTCAGGCACCTTCAAAAGGTAAATGTCAGGTTGAGACTTACCTGTACCTCCATCAGCCTGCCCAGAAACAGATCCAGAGTCAGAGTAACTGTCGGCAAGGCTCGCCCACCTAGACACCCACTTCTGActgccctgagctgctgcagacaTCTACAACAAGGTGGGGAAGGTGGTGTCAGAAAGgtttgtaaaaacaaatcttAGGCACAAAATCTCTCCACTCATATCCACATCACCCAGTCTCCTCGAGATGGAAAGCAATCCACACATCACCTTTCCATGCTTCCAGAAAACCCACCCACACCTCCACCCTCCCAACAAATCCACCCGGACTGCCCGTACCTGCATGTCAGCCTGAGACCCACTCACAGCTTTTGAGGCAAACGCCTGGAGCAAGGGTGACTTCTGACTAGTGCCGTTTTCACTGATTAAATGCTGATGAGAACCAGAGTCgtctttttcaccttttattaCTGGTCGAAAGACTGAGGAGATTCTGGAAAATTCAGGTGACTCGAGAACACCAAAAACCTGAAAAGATGATGGGGTGGGAAAGattaaaagggggaaaaagaaaaaaaatattagccCCAAATGCAAATCTACAAAGCATTATTCACACACAAACTACGATCCCAAAGGGCCAGAAACACTTGCCAATCATTCCATACAAATTAACTAAATCATTTATTCTCTACTccagtttaaaataaacttattcATACAATCCCACTCACACCCACCTTTTCTCTCATCTGCATTATTTCGGTGCATTGCCTTAAGAGTAGTAACTTTCACTGACTGAGCCCCTTTTCAGCCCTGAGAAATTTAGTGTCAGGAAATCTATTCACCAGCTAATTcatgaagcaggaaaaaaaaaaaaacacaactgggAAAGCTCCATCTCCAGGGTCTTTCATAGACTGCAGCAGTGACtgggctgagcacagcagccTTGCACAGCTATGGAAGGAGCTGGGAATGGATGAATCTCTGAGACAAGTGTTTAAGCTATCTGGCcagcttccctctggagatgagCAAGCTTTCCTAGAGGAGTAAGCAGGATCCATGCCTCGGAAAGGCTTGTTTCCCTCGCCTGACTGCATGTAGCTCAGGAGAAAAGGAGACCATGGAGGGTACCTAAGTTTGGACAGTGACAGCCTGAAGTTCTCAGCTCTCACTTCCCTTAAAAAATAGCGTGTGTATAGTGGcagaggaacaaaaagaaaacaccccaGAACTTCAGCAAATCCAAAATTCAAATAATCTTCCTTCCTGGACAGAAATACAGAGTTCTGGTGAGTTATTTCCCAAGTGGCAGGTCTATGCTGCACCAAGTCTACAGCACAGCCAAGAGCAGAATTTGAGCAGCCTGCCTGACCTGGGCACATGCCTGCCAAGACTACTCCccagaaactgtttttcttttgtggtaTTTTTGCTCATATTTCCCCACCAGAGCAATAAAGCATCTAATATTAGGACTAGGGCCTTGCTGTGGCTGAAACACCCTGCCCTGAAAGCTTCCGATCGCATTTCAAACAAGATGTAAGGAAGAAGTGTAATAACCAAACAAACAAGGGAAGCTAGATCGAGGCCCACAGAGCACTGTACATAAAGCTCTAAAGCCAGGTTCAATTAAGGCCTCCTTTAAATCTCACCATCCTCCTGCCCACGGTTCACTAAATGTTCACAGCAACTTgccagttttgttttcctaatagACCGCAGATGAAAGTTAAACCTGAAGATCAGCCAAACTTTGGTTTGCCCTGGGGTTGCCTGGCTGGGTGGAGTATTTTTAAGCCTCaccctcatttttattttatttttttttgtaaggctATCATTCACTTTGCAAAATCCAAACAAGCACAGATCCATCTAGGATTGCCTCTGCCCTAGACCACACCCTTCACTATCTCAACCAGCTGCCGCTTGCCCTGCCAGCCAGCACTGCCTTCTAGCCAAGCAAAACTGCACACCACCTACCACCAGGGCTTGTGAACGATGAAGGACACCAGCCCGTGGTTGTGTTTCCCTCACCCTGCCACAGGATGCAGTGCCAGCGACGGGGTGCAGCTCCCCTATTCTACAATaggggaggaaggcaggaggcagaggcttGTGAACAGCTCTAGTCctggagagcagagctgctcccagccaTGGCACTCAGCAGGACCAGCCTGAtctttgttctgctgctgcccttccctCTAAACTCATGGAGAGCCCACTTGCACCTGACCATCCAAGTCTCATTTTGGAAAGTTTTTTTGCTGAGGGCTTACCTTGCTTTCtcatatttgactttttttgttgtttttgtcatttgtatTGTTTGGGTTATTTTCTTGCTATTGTTCTTAAGACCAGCCTCACTGTTTGCTGACACCTATCCTTAACACAGCTCAGCCAGGATGATTTCCCACACCAACCACAACCCCCCTCTGCACCCGATTTAAGATGGCAGCAGCTAATGAAGTTAGAGTTAGACCCTtcatcatcagctgcagaaCAAAGCTTCCAGCCCCCAGCTCGCTGGCCAAGCCCAGAAAAGCAAGCAGCATTTACCTGATCTATCATTTTTCGAGCTTCCTCCACCTCTTTATCCTGTGACTCCGTCTCGATGGTGTATGTGCCCGTCTCGCTCACGCTATCTTCCTCGTCGTTCCTCCTGCCCTGGGCTGACTTTACCTCTGGAGGTGGAGTGGAGGCAGACTCCGGCTCTGATGATATAACCACGCGTGGAGCTGCCGGCATGGGCTGAGGTGCTGGTTTCTCAGCCCCTGCTTTCCCCGACTGAGCAGTCTCCCGCAGGTACTCAGCCATAAAATCCTGAGCCATTTTAGACTTCCTCCCAACACTCCCATAGGTTTTGCCTGATGCTCTGGAAGTGGAGGACGACGATGAGCTGATCCGATCCTCCGTCTTCTCTCTCTTGAAGGAGCTAGCTCTTTGGGTCCCCGAGGAGCTGTTATTGGGTTTCCCTGCCTGTGTCCCTGCATGGGATGGTGGCACCGCACTGCCCTGCTTCTCGGCTGGCAGCGCGTTCTTGCGCTTCTCGACCTTGGTCTTCAGCCCTGGATCGGTGTCGCTCTGGGAGGAGTGAGCGCTGTGCGTGAAGGACTGCGACCGCTTCTTCCGCGGCGTGTCCTCAAAGAACTCGATGACGAACGCCTGCTTGTTGTGCAGCATCTCGTGGGGGTCACGCCTCATCTGGCGctgcagcttggtttgctccaCCGCCCGCTCACTGCCTGTCGTCGGCTCCTTCTCCGCCTTGGGTGCCACGGGGTCTTCCGAGTCGCTCTGCGTCCCGTCCTCGTGCCTATTGCCTGGAAACAAGTCGTGCATTTGACTTATGTTCTCAGGTTCTGTGGCCCTGCCATTGCCCACCAACTGAATTATATCTtttcagtgaaaagaaagaGATCCTACAGGAAATAAACAACTCCAAAGACACCTACTGTGCTACTGGGATTGTATcccttcaggggaaaaaaaggagtctGTCTCCAAATCCCACTTTACACAGCTGGCTGGCTatcaaattattaaaaataatccaaGAAATCATTTCAACCCCAAGGGGTTTTGATTTTGTAACACAGATTGTTTTTGATACGTGAGGTGTTGTTTATTTCCTTCTTGCCATTTAAATACATGCAATGCCATTATTTTACCGTTCTGCCCAGTTACCATAGTATGAGATCAccttattttgttctgttacaCAGGAGAAATCTCTCCGCAGAATCTACAAATGAACCCTGTGCACCACGTCCCAAGGAACCAAATCCCCGTGATGAAGAAGCCACGAGCAGTGTGTTACCAGCGCATGCACCTCCAAGCACCCACGTTACCCCTCTCTACAACAGGGAATGAAACAGCATCTAACTGGAAAAGTGAACTTGCAGGGTTCATCACTTTCCTGAAGATTTCAGAATCACACCGTGACAGCCCAGAAGCCACACCAGCCTACCATCAGCCAAGCAAATGTTATATCATTACGTAGAGTAAGCTTACGCTTATTTTTTACTGACAACCAACTTTACAGCCTTCCCTTTGTATCAGTGATGCTCTCTGCCCCTCAGCACCTTAGCTCAGGACTCTCAGAGATTaagtgaaagtaaaataaacaaaaaaacaaacaaacctttttTTGGAGAAGGAAACGGGTGTGAAGGCACACAACTTGATTCAGTCAACGACCGGGAACCTGTCATCGGGAGAACGGGGAAAGAGGTCTCTGCGCTCTAGACTGTAATATGCAGCAAGATATACTGGCTAAAATACCACGTGTTTGGAGGGAAAACTGCTCAAACCTACTTTGCAAGTTCTCCAGGCACAGGGGTGAAGACCATTTATTACCTCGAGTTAACCGTGAAAGATTAGAATTTAATACAAGAACCATCCAACCCAGGAGTCAGTCCTCGGAGGAGGCTCCTAACACCTTGCTGAAGAAAGCCAGCAGACTTTGCATTGCGCCCCGAGGGCTGATAAGCTGCGTCCTTGAAAGGGAAAAGTTCTTCAATTAAAGGGTCTTGGCGAGGAACTCTGCTGAATGCAAACTGAGGATGCAAGGAAAAACACTGTGCCTATGGATGCCCTAGCAGAACACCATGCACATCCCCTCGAGCAGCTAAGACCTGAACTCTCTGGTCTCAATACCAGGCTTTACATTCACCAAGGTGTTCCTGAAAGGGAACAGATGTTGCTAATGAGAACCCCAGTGGTGTCTGTGATCCTTAGACCTGAACCTGGTACACAGCCAGCTGTAGCCTCCCTCCAAGGCGTCTTCAAAATCAGCCCCGCAAGAAGAACACGTTACACAGCCACCACAGATAAATGACATGCCATCCTCTGCCAAAGCAGAGGTGGCTGAACTCCTCAGGCCACCACCactgtattttttaatcaaatggcCAAACAGTTGATTTTTTGATATGCAAATTATGCATGAAGTTACTTCGGCTTATTTCCATGCCTCACGGACTGCAGAGAGGTGAGTGCAGTCAGTCTAGTACCCTCTGTGCATTGCTCAGGAAACCTTTAGGATGAGCAGCTGCTGCCTAACACACTGGTTTTCTCCAGGAGGAAAGAGCAGAACTACTGAAACACATCTGAATCCCTGACAACAAGGCAACAAAATCCATAatctcacttaaaaaaaaaaaaaaagaaaccccacACACAAAACCCAACACCACCAACTTCTACCACATCACTACAGTAGCCTAAAAAGATGACCTGAAGTACCCCTGCAGGCCACCT is part of the Anas platyrhynchos isolate ZD024472 breed Pekin duck chromosome 5, IASCAAS_PekinDuck_T2T, whole genome shotgun sequence genome and harbors:
- the CEP170B gene encoding centrosomal protein of 170 kDa protein B isoform X5, encoding MSVTSWFLVSSTGIRHRLPREMIFVGRDDCELMLQSRSVDKQHAVINYDKEKDEHWVKDLGSLNGTFVNDVRIPDQKYITLKLNDVIRFGYDSNMYVLEQIQHKVPEEALKHEKYTSQLQMNFKGTAMKRAEQPMEHGVYTESQQAKLEKGERKPITETNTYRTPLYGQPSWWGEDDANNKEDRRQEEHYSDRSKEIAQHEEELNGNISAYRDSQEQSVFAFRREPSYFEIPTKEFQQPSKSPETQVHEIPTKDIDAIVAPVVQSHASFTIEFDDGTPGKIKIKDHVTKFSLRQRRPYSKEPAHTEVMSAESKVADWLVQNDPSLMRRQSPGDDVYSTKSDLPVHVRTLKGSRSLTESSCVPSHPFPSPKKGNRHEDGTQSDSEDPVAPKAEKEPTTGSERAVEQTKLQRQMRRDPHEMLHNKQAFVIEFFEDTPRKKRSQSFTHSAHSSQSDTDPGLKTKVEKRKNALPAEKQGSAVPPSHAGTQAGKPNNSSSGTQRASSFKREKTEDRISSSSSSTSRASGKTYGSVGRKSKMAQDFMAEYLRETAQSGKAGAEKPAPQPMPAAPRVVISSEPESASTPPPEVKSAQGRRNDEEDSVSETGTYTIETESQDKEVEEARKMIDQVFGVLESPEFSRISSVFRPVIKGEKDDSGSHQHLISENGTSQKSPLLQAFASKAVSGSQADMQMSAAAQGSQKWVSRWASLADSYSDSGSVSGQADGGTEGGVATKPGEPENAVPLRTRRLLPQLPPSDKSDSPTPTVLVCQEAYSEVTKRTVVKDHCVEAYGDPSSRLFIQEDLDPDSLSDASRSDDGFSSEKSRKYKENNKMLDQTGEDTKSESRQQGAPRVTNMRAVSEAVSTSFYIGDDSSDVGIASKLCLSMAHARADKDGKDQEFSFKAAGTPVPGKPPVKDVSAYINAAGKMVISLHQSPQDQENTAGKETSSFVRQESFTKDKSSGGVPQNKLPHISSHPLLKDLEAVRSTRMDFGQDTHLLLKDTETALAALEAKFLGQNQQLEASETAGQLEDSLSGDSDVDTASTVSLVSGKNVPTSAPKRKAVASLQKEKSSSTPSIQDQCGQPSARDRLTEKRKAHVPEAPRCVEATKRFQMKRSAGTRGSLDFTDDERSSSLPYLPVPDAVVSDHEHSVTRPVPRRKPFPQTAKEEHSKATPNVQKIQQVLTRSNSLSTPRPTRASKLRRARLGDASDNECVDAEKTASNHEATAPGSKQSTETKKLSRLDILAMPRKRAGSFTVPSDSETAQSRSAFSGRSVESYRKTGVAEVRAAARKTAAAASTKQPFSRTRSSSVKYSSTSTTQTPRMRGSGLGKQKHNGRETDDDEEFDDHPDPYNFMAQTAEIAEIARLSQTLVKDVAILAREIHDVAGDGDSQSSSGTGPSTSLSSVPNTPASTISAREEIARRSFRLAYPSQLVQHIPEASLNYQKVPPGSVELKDFDQNMNDNREEDPSKKTRTRNREEVIFDNLMLNPVSQLSHTIRENTENLAEKMKILFQNSERTWEEMEAKINSENEVPILKTSNKEISSILKELRRVQKQLEVINAIIDPTGNLDVVASNKASAAAKQSTATKVRTANASGSTLETLSPAQMRNYTQKSNCGSSSLQDSNFIPDGEKYVI
- the CEP170B gene encoding centrosomal protein of 170 kDa protein B isoform X3 — translated: MSVTSWFLVSSTGIRHRLPREMIFVGRDDCELMLQSRSVDKQHAVINYDKEKDEHWVKDLGSLNGTFVNDVRIPDQKYITLKLNDVIRFGYDSNMYVLEQIQHKVPEEALKHEKYTSQLQMNFKGTAMKRAEQPMEHGVYTESQQAKLEKGERKPITETNTYRTPLYGQPSWWGEDDANNKEDRRQEEHYSDRSKEIAQHEEELNGNISAYRDSQEQSVFAFRREPSYFEIPTKEFQQPSKSPETQVHEIPTKDIDAIVAPVVQSHASFTIEFDDGTPGKIKIKDHVTKFSLRQRRPYSKEPAHTEVMSAESKVADWLVQNDPSLMRRQSPGDDVYSTKSDLPVHVRTLKGSRSLTESSCVPSHPFPSPKKGNRHEDGTQSDSEDPVAPKAEKEPTTGSERAVEQTKLQRQMRRDPHEMLHNKQAFVIEFFEDTPRKKRSQSFTHSAHSSQSDTDPGLKTKVEKRKNALPAEKQGSAVPPSHAGTQAGKPNNSSSGTQRASSFKREKTEDRISSSSSSTSRASGKTYGSVGRKSKMAQDFMAEYLRETAQSGKAGAEKPAPQPMPAAPRVVISSEPESASTPPPEVKSAQGRRNDEEDSVSETGTYTIETESQDKEVEEARKMIDQVFGVLESPEFSRISSVFRPVIKGEKDDSGSHQHLISENGTSQKSPLLQAFASKAVSGSQADMQMSAAAQGSQKWVSRWASLADSYSDSGSVSGQADGGTEGGVATKPGEPENAVPLRTRRLLPQLPPSDKSDSPTPTVLVCQEAYSEVTKRTVVKDHCVEAYGDPSSRLFIQEDLDPDSLSDASRSDDGFSSEKSRKYKENNKMLDQTGEDTKSESRQQGAPRVTNMRAVSEAVSTSFYIGDDSSDVGIASKLCLSMAHARADKDGKDQEFSFKAAGTPVPGKPPVKDVSAYINAAGKMVISLHQSPQDQENTAGKETSSFVRQESFTKDKSSGGVPQNKLPHISSHPLLKDLEAVRSTRMDFGQDTHLLLKDTETALAALEAKFLGQNQQLEASETAGQLEDSLSGDSDVDTASTVSLVSGKNVPTSAPKRKAVASLQKEKSSSTPSIQDQCGQPSARDRLTEKRKAHVPEAPRCVEATKRFQMKRSAGTRGSLDFTDDERSSSLPYLPVPDAVVSDHEHSVTRPVPRRKPFPQTAKEEHSKATPNVQKIQQVLTRSNSLSTPRPTRASKLRRARLGDASDNECVDAEKTASNHEATAPGSKQSTETKKLSRLDILAMPRKRAGSFTVPSDSETAQSRSAFSGRSVESYRKTGVAEVRAAARKTAAAASTKQPFSRTRSSSVKYSSTSTSRRRPQGSDYTSTSEEEYGSNHSSPKHKRSHTSTATQTPRMRGSGLGKQKHNGRETDDDEEFDDHPDPYNFMAQTAEIAEIARLSQTLVKDVAILAREIHDVAGDGDSQSSSGTGPSTSLSSVPNTPASTISAREELVQHIPEASLNYQKVPPGSVELKDFDQNMNDNREEDPSKKTRTRNREEVIFDNLMLNPVSQLSHTIRENTENLAEKMKILFQNSERTWEEMEAKINSENEVPILKTSNKEISSILKELRRVQKQLEVINAIIDPTGNLDVVASNKASAAAKQSTATKVRTANASGSTLETLSPAQMRNYTQKSNCGSSSLQDSNFIPDGEKYVI
- the CEP170B gene encoding centrosomal protein of 170 kDa protein B isoform X1; this encodes MSVTSWFLVSSTGIRHRLPREMIFVGRDDCELMLQSRSVDKQHAVINYDKEKDEHWVKDLGSLNGTFVNDVRIPDQKYITLKLNDVIRFGYDSNMYVLEQIQHKVPEEALKHEKYTSQLQMNFKGTAMKRAEQPMEHGVYTESQQAKLEKGERKPITETNTYRTPLYGQPSWWGEDDANNKEDRRQEEHYSDRSKEIAQHEEELNGNISAYRDSQEQSVFAFRREPSYFEIPTKEFQQPSKSPETQVHEIPTKDIDAIVAPVVQSHASFTIEFDDGTPGKIKIKDHVTKFSLRQRRPYSKEPAHTEVMSAESKVADWLVQNDPSLMRRQSPGDDVYSTKSDLPVHVRTLKGSRSLTESSCVPSHPFPSPKKGNRHEDGTQSDSEDPVAPKAEKEPTTGSERAVEQTKLQRQMRRDPHEMLHNKQAFVIEFFEDTPRKKRSQSFTHSAHSSQSDTDPGLKTKVEKRKNALPAEKQGSAVPPSHAGTQAGKPNNSSSGTQRASSFKREKTEDRISSSSSSTSRASGKTYGSVGRKSKMAQDFMAEYLRETAQSGKAGAEKPAPQPMPAAPRVVISSEPESASTPPPEVKSAQGRRNDEEDSVSETGTYTIETESQDKEVEEARKMIDQVFGVLESPEFSRISSVFRPVIKGEKDDSGSHQHLISENGTSQKSPLLQAFASKAVSGSQADMQMSAAAQGSQKWVSRWASLADSYSDSGSVSGQADGGTEGGVATKPGEPENAVPLRTRRLLPQLPPSDKSDSPTPTVLVCQEAYSEVTKRTVVKDHCVEAYGDPSSRLFIQEDLDPDSLSDASRSDDGFSSEKSRKYKENNKMLDQTGEDTKSESRQQGAPRVTNMRAVSEAVSTSFYIGDDSSDVGIASKLCLSMAHARADKDGKDQEFSFKAAGTPVPGKPPVKDVSAYINAAGKMVISLHQSPQDQENTAGKETSSFVRQESFTKDKSSGGVPQNKLPHISSHPLLKDLEAVRSTRMDFGQDTHLLLKDTETALAALEAKFLGQNQQLEASETAGQLEDSLSGDSDVDTASTVSLVSGKNVPTSAPKRKAVASLQKEKSSSTPSIQDQCGQPSARDRLTEKRKAHVPEAPRCVEATKRFQMKRSAGTRGSLDFTDDERSSSLPYLPVPDAVVSDHEHSVTRPVPRRKPFPQTAKEEHSKATPNVQKIQQVLTRSNSLSTPRPTRASKLRRARLGDASDNECVDAEKTASNHEATAPGSKQSTETKKLSRLDILAMPRKRAGSFTVPSDSETAQSRSAFSGRSVESYRKTGVAEVRAAARKTAAAASTKQPFSRTRSSSVKYSSTSTSRRRPQGSDYTSTSEEEYGSNHSSPKHKRSHTSTATQTPRMRGSGLGKQKHNGRETDDDEEFDDHPDPYNFMAQTAEIAEIARLSQTLVKDVAILAREIHDVAGDGDSQSSSGTGPSTSLSSVPNTPASTISAREEIARRSFRLAYPSQLVQHIPEASLNYQKVPPGSVELKDFDQNMNDNREEDPSKKTRTRNREEVIFDNLMLNPVSQLSHTIRENTENLAEKMKILFQNSERTWEEMEAKINSENEVPILKTSNKEISSILKELRRVQKQLEVINAIIDPTGNLDVVASNKASAAAKQSTATKVRTANASGSTLETLSPAQMRNYTQKSNCGSSSLQDSNFIPDGEKYVI